A region from the Deinococcus multiflagellatus genome encodes:
- a CDS encoding peptidoglycan D,D-transpeptidase FtsI family protein gives MEVKIRNRSHLMRFLALLMFLTLVWAYAQLEWGAPQSARQKAVQARGSVVSADGRVLATSVDGKRVYPQGTLAGQLLGMMGATEGLEGLEHAYDGPLTAGRTLKLTIDTGIQAAAEAALARTIPEHQGEYGAAVVLETRTGRVLAAASYPPFDPGTWRTYSEGARRNRAFLDRFEPGSTVKALVVAAALNEGLTTPDTLYSTPMSRFVGGRWGSRIGDSVAHPKTLTTQGVLQYSSNVGMTHIVEHFPKERMRGYLEQYGFGRDIPLPTVVAASGQLQPLSRWSELVRATNAFGQGMSSTTLQLAAAFNVLANDGRYVSPRLVEGEAGQERRDVLRPEVARTTRTMLQTVVQRIAGNAGIKGYDLAGKTGTAQVVVDGRYSSSIYDSVFAGFFPVDSPRITIAVMVHGAKVKYHGSQLAAPIFRSISADVLSSWGVVPPTSGDNE, from the coding sequence GTGGAAGTGAAAATTCGCAACCGCTCCCACCTGATGCGGTTTCTGGCCCTGCTGATGTTCCTGACCCTGGTCTGGGCCTACGCCCAGCTGGAATGGGGCGCGCCCCAGAGCGCGCGGCAAAAGGCCGTGCAGGCGCGCGGGTCTGTGGTGTCGGCCGATGGGCGGGTGCTGGCCACCAGCGTGGACGGCAAACGGGTTTATCCGCAGGGCACCCTGGCCGGGCAGCTGCTGGGCATGATGGGCGCCACCGAGGGCCTGGAGGGCCTGGAACACGCCTACGACGGGCCGCTGACCGCTGGCCGCACCCTGAAACTGACCATCGACACCGGCATCCAGGCGGCGGCCGAAGCGGCGCTGGCCCGCACCATTCCCGAGCACCAGGGCGAATACGGCGCCGCTGTGGTGCTCGAAACCCGCACCGGGCGCGTGCTGGCGGCGGCCAGCTACCCGCCCTTTGATCCGGGCACGTGGCGCACCTACTCGGAGGGGGCCCGGCGCAACCGCGCCTTCCTGGACCGCTTTGAGCCCGGATCCACCGTGAAGGCGCTGGTGGTGGCCGCCGCGCTGAACGAGGGCCTGACCACCCCAGACACCCTGTACAGCACCCCCATGAGCCGCTTTGTGGGTGGGCGCTGGGGCAGCCGCATTGGCGACAGCGTGGCCCACCCCAAAACGCTGACCACCCAGGGCGTGCTGCAGTACAGCTCCAACGTGGGCATGACCCATATCGTGGAGCACTTCCCCAAAGAGCGCATGCGCGGCTATCTGGAGCAGTACGGGTTTGGGCGCGACATTCCGCTGCCCACGGTGGTGGCCGCCAGTGGACAACTGCAGCCCCTAAGCCGCTGGAGTGAGCTGGTGCGCGCCACCAACGCCTTCGGGCAGGGCATGAGCAGCACCACGCTGCAGCTGGCGGCGGCCTTCAACGTGCTGGCCAATGACGGCCGCTACGTCTCGCCCCGTCTGGTGGAAGGTGAAGCAGGTCAGGAGCGGCGCGACGTGCTGCGCCCGGAAGTGGCGCGCACCACCCGCACCATGCTGCAGACCGTGGTGCAGCGGATTGCAGGCAACGCCGGCATCAAAGGCTATGACCTGGCTGGCAAGACCGGCACCGCGCAGGTGGTGGTGGACGGCCGCTATTCCAGCAGCATCTATGACAGCGTGTTCGCGGGCTTTTTCCCCGTGGACAGCCCCCGCATCACCATTGCGGTTATGGTGCACGGCGCCAAGGTGAAATACCACGGCTCGCAGCTGGCCGCGCCTATTTTCCGCTCTATCTCTGCAGATGTGCTGTCGAGCTGGGGCGTGGTGCCGCCCACCTCGGGCGACAATGAGTGA
- the rsmH gene encoding 16S rRNA (cytosine(1402)-N(4))-methyltransferase RsmH, which produces MNDSQTPLSSEAAPAQGGLSHVPVLAAEVLEALQPAPGRVFVDGTLGGAGHTGLLLSAGAAVYGIDQDPYALERARRAGWAGLTVLQGNYRDMAALLSGAGVTQVDGILLDIGVSSFQLDDAARGFSYHTEAPLDMRMSQSGESAADVVNTYDEEDLAAIIYEYGEDRLSRRIARGIVAARDKAPIETTVQLAEIVKRAYPGFSKGIHPARRTFQALRIHVNDELGALRDGLQAAETLLAPGGRLAVISFHSLEDRIVKRFLLGSEVLSPLTKRPLVASEEEQASNPRARSAKLRVAERRAA; this is translated from the coding sequence ATGAACGACTCCCAGACCCCCCTGTCTTCCGAAGCCGCCCCCGCCCAAGGCGGCCTGTCGCATGTGCCGGTGCTGGCCGCCGAGGTGCTGGAAGCGCTCCAACCGGCCCCGGGCCGCGTGTTCGTGGACGGCACCCTGGGCGGCGCCGGGCACACCGGGCTGCTGCTCTCGGCCGGCGCGGCCGTGTACGGCATTGACCAGGACCCCTACGCCCTGGAACGCGCCCGGCGGGCCGGATGGGCGGGCCTGACCGTGCTGCAGGGCAACTACCGCGACATGGCCGCGCTGCTCTCAGGAGCGGGCGTCACGCAGGTGGACGGCATTCTGCTGGACATCGGCGTGAGCAGCTTTCAGCTGGACGACGCGGCGCGCGGCTTTTCCTACCACACCGAGGCCCCGCTGGACATGCGCATGAGCCAGAGCGGCGAATCGGCCGCCGACGTGGTGAACACCTACGACGAAGAGGACCTCGCCGCCATCATCTATGAATACGGCGAGGACCGCCTCTCGCGCCGCATTGCACGCGGCATCGTGGCGGCGCGTGACAAGGCGCCCATCGAGACCACCGTGCAACTGGCCGAGATCGTGAAGCGGGCGTACCCCGGCTTTTCCAAGGGGATTCACCCCGCCCGGCGCACCTTTCAGGCGCTGCGTATCCATGTCAACGACGAACTGGGCGCCCTGCGCGACGGGCTGCAGGCCGCCGAAACGCTGCTGGCCCCCGGCGGGCGGCTGGCGGTCATCAGCTTTCATTCGCTCGAAGACCGCATCGTCAAGCGCTTCCTGCTGGGCAGCGAGGTCCTGAGCCCACTCACCAAGCGCCCGCTGGTGGCCTCGGAAGAGGAGCAGGCCAGCAACCCCCGCGCCCGCAGCGCCAAGCTGCGCGTGGCCGAGCGGAGGGCCGCGTGA
- a CDS encoding pseudouridine synthase, with protein sequence MERLHKRLARAGVASRRAAESLIQAGRVTVNGVPATLGQTVTDADDIRVDGQLIETGAAPKVTYMLYKPRGYVTTARDEYGRRNVLDAMPPTPGLHPVGRLDRDSEGLLLLTTDGDLTLTLTHPRYGHEKAYRAWTEGPHAPTPADLEQLLDGSLTLDDGPATAREARPARGGAFVVLGEGRNRQVRRMLEAIGHPVTRLLRYRVGGLWLGNLEVGEYRQLDDRDLRDLLHPDRTPPQVWARQWERIEKRWG encoded by the coding sequence ATGGAGCGGCTGCACAAGCGGCTGGCCCGCGCCGGGGTGGCCTCGCGCCGCGCGGCCGAAAGCCTGATTCAGGCCGGGCGCGTGACCGTCAATGGCGTGCCGGCCACCCTGGGCCAGACTGTCACCGACGCCGACGACATCCGGGTGGACGGCCAGCTGATCGAAACCGGGGCCGCCCCGAAGGTCACCTACATGCTTTACAAGCCGCGCGGCTACGTGACCACCGCCCGCGACGAGTACGGCCGCAGGAACGTGCTGGACGCCATGCCCCCCACCCCCGGCCTGCACCCGGTGGGCCGCCTGGACCGCGACTCCGAAGGGCTGCTGCTGCTCACCACCGACGGCGACCTGACCCTGACCCTGACCCACCCCCGTTACGGCCACGAAAAGGCGTACCGCGCCTGGACTGAGGGCCCCCACGCCCCCACCCCGGCCGATCTGGAGCAGTTGCTGGACGGCTCGCTGACGCTGGACGACGGCCCGGCCACCGCCCGGGAGGCCCGCCCGGCACGGGGCGGCGCCTTCGTGGTGCTGGGCGAGGGCCGCAACCGCCAGGTGCGGCGCATGCTGGAAGCCATCGGCCACCCCGTCACCCGCCTGCTGCGCTACCGCGTGGGCGGCCTGTGGCTGGGCAACCTGGAGGTGGGCGAATACCGCCAGCTTGACGACCGCGACCTGCGCGACCTGCTGCACCCGGACCGCACGCCGCCCCAGGTGTGGGCGCGCCAGTGGGAACGGATTGAGAAGCGCTGGGGGTAG
- a CDS encoding ABC transporter permease: MSKPDRALPWRLARAHLRRRRTQNTLTILGIAVGVMALIAALSLTNGFTRALVDATLRASPHLSVTAFRPVPPDAELEAALRADRRVLAFTPFLADKGLLTRPASPGRGAGVDFTTLFGVTPAAREVLQLPAEQQAALGSLKDGEVLLGAALARSVGAFTGDTVRLLNSTQRRTTLRVRGVFSTGNYLIDSAYAFTNLKTLQALQGTQAITGYQLRLHDPAQAPAVGDDLTRTRAYSPLPWQSLYGTLLDQLALQKRVIAFVVLLIVVVAAFGIANVLTLAVFEKTQEIAILRAIGATRPLITRIFLLEGLALGLGGLLLGNLLGLGISAYFTVRPFTLPGDLYFITTLPVEVRLTDVLGVNAIGLVTTLLAALIPARRAAAVEPARILR; this comes from the coding sequence ATGTCCAAGCCTGACCGCGCCCTGCCCTGGCGACTGGCGCGCGCCCACCTGCGCCGCCGCCGCACCCAGAACACCCTGACCATTCTGGGCATTGCGGTGGGGGTCATGGCCCTGATTGCGGCGCTCAGCCTGACCAACGGCTTTACCCGCGCGCTGGTGGACGCCACGCTGCGCGCCAGCCCCCACCTCAGCGTGACCGCTTTCCGGCCTGTCCCGCCCGACGCCGAACTGGAAGCCGCCCTGCGCGCTGACCGCCGGGTGCTGGCCTTTACACCCTTCCTGGCCGACAAGGGGTTGCTCACCCGGCCTGCCTCGCCGGGGCGAGGCGCCGGGGTGGACTTCACCACCCTGTTTGGCGTGACCCCTGCCGCCCGGGAAGTGCTGCAACTGCCCGCCGAGCAGCAAGCCGCGCTGGGCAGCCTGAAAGACGGCGAGGTGCTGCTGGGCGCGGCCCTGGCCCGCAGCGTGGGGGCCTTTACTGGCGATACGGTGCGCCTGCTGAACAGCACCCAGCGCCGCACGACCCTGCGCGTGCGCGGCGTGTTTTCCACCGGTAACTACCTGATTGATTCCGCCTACGCCTTTACCAACCTGAAGACCCTGCAGGCCCTGCAGGGGACCCAGGCCATCACGGGCTACCAGCTGCGCCTGCACGACCCCGCCCAGGCCCCGGCGGTGGGCGACGACCTGACCCGTACCCGCGCCTACTCGCCGCTGCCCTGGCAAAGCCTGTACGGCACGCTGCTGGACCAACTGGCGCTGCAGAAACGGGTGATTGCCTTTGTGGTGCTGCTCATCGTGGTGGTGGCGGCCTTTGGGATCGCCAACGTGCTGACGCTGGCGGTGTTCGAGAAAACACAGGAAATCGCCATTCTGCGCGCCATCGGGGCCACCCGGCCGCTGATCACCCGCATCTTTCTGCTGGAGGGCCTGGCGCTGGGGCTGGGCGGGCTGCTGCTGGGCAACCTGCTGGGCCTGGGCATCAGTGCGTATTTCACGGTGCGGCCCTTTACCCTGCCGGGCGACCTGTATTTCATCACCACCCTGCCGGTCGAGGTGCGCCTGACCGACGTGCTGGGCGTGAATGCCATTGGCCTGGTGACCACCCTGCTGGCGGCCCTCATTCCGGCCCGGCGGGCGGCGGCGGTGGAACCGGCGCGGATTCTGCGCTGA
- the gatA gene encoding Asp-tRNA(Asn)/Glu-tRNA(Gln) amidotransferase subunit GatA, with the protein MPVPPTAAELARRVQARETTAPELLTAALSRIQAARPLNAVVSLNDGAQAQAQAVQARVDRGEALPLAGVPILVKDNINVSGTATTCGSRILATYVSPYTATAAARLQQAGAVIVGKANMDEFAMGSSTESSAHGPALNPWDEARVSGGSSGGSAVAVAAGLTPVALGSDTGGSVRQPASFCGVYGLKPTYGRVSRSGLVAYASSLDQIGPFAHTAQDLALLMNVLAGHDPLDATSLHAPPAFATVTADDLRGLRVGVIQESLGGNTPGVDATLQATLDALRGAGAQVAEVSLPELKYAIAAYYLIAMPEASSNLARFDGMVYGARVSGSDVTEAMTLTRERGFGPEVQRRILIGTYALSSGYYDAYYSKAMKVRRLIADRFAQAFGQFDVLVTPTSPFPAFRRGEKTSDPLAMYAADVDTVAINLAGLPALSVPAGFETVDGVRLPVGIQFIAPALQDERLVRLAGGLEALGVVQAGVAPGY; encoded by the coding sequence ATGCCCGTGCCCCCCACCGCCGCCGAACTGGCCCGCCGCGTGCAGGCCCGCGAGACCACCGCGCCCGAGCTGCTGACCGCCGCCCTCAGCCGTATTCAGGCCGCCCGGCCCCTCAATGCCGTGGTGAGCCTGAATGACGGCGCCCAGGCGCAGGCGCAGGCGGTGCAGGCCCGGGTGGACAGGGGCGAGGCACTGCCGCTGGCGGGCGTGCCCATCCTCGTGAAGGACAACATCAATGTCTCGGGGACGGCCACCACCTGCGGCAGCCGCATTCTGGCGACCTATGTCAGCCCCTACACCGCCACGGCGGCGGCGCGACTGCAGCAGGCCGGCGCGGTGATTGTGGGCAAGGCGAACATGGATGAATTCGCCATGGGCTCCAGCACCGAAAGCAGCGCGCATGGCCCTGCCCTGAACCCCTGGGACGAGGCGCGGGTGTCGGGCGGCAGCAGCGGGGGCAGCGCGGTCGCGGTGGCGGCGGGCCTCACCCCGGTGGCCCTGGGGAGCGACACTGGCGGCAGCGTGCGCCAGCCGGCCAGTTTCTGTGGCGTGTATGGCCTGAAACCCACCTACGGCCGGGTCAGCCGCTCCGGGTTGGTGGCCTACGCCAGCAGTCTGGACCAGATTGGGCCCTTCGCGCATACGGCGCAGGACCTCGCCCTGCTGATGAACGTGCTGGCCGGACACGACCCCCTGGACGCCACCAGCCTGCACGCGCCGCCCGCCTTTGCCACGGTCACCGCTGACGACCTGCGCGGGTTACGGGTGGGCGTTATCCAGGAGAGCCTGGGGGGCAACACGCCGGGCGTGGACGCCACCCTGCAAGCCACGCTGGACGCCCTGCGCGGCGCCGGGGCCCAGGTGGCCGAGGTGAGCCTGCCCGAACTGAAGTACGCCATTGCCGCCTATTACCTGATTGCCATGCCGGAAGCCAGCAGCAACCTCGCGCGTTTTGACGGCATGGTGTACGGCGCGCGCGTGTCGGGCAGTGACGTGACCGAGGCCATGACCCTCACCCGCGAGCGGGGCTTTGGCCCCGAGGTGCAGCGCCGCATCCTGATCGGCACCTACGCCCTGAGCAGCGGCTATTACGACGCCTACTACAGCAAGGCCATGAAGGTCCGCCGCCTGATCGCGGACCGCTTCGCGCAGGCGTTCGGGCAATTTGACGTGCTGGTCACGCCCACCAGTCCGTTTCCGGCGTTCCGGCGCGGTGAAAAGACCAGCGATCCCCTGGCGATGTACGCCGCCGATGTGGACACCGTGGCGATCAACCTTGCCGGGCTGCCCGCCCTGAGCGTGCCCGCCGGATTCGAGACGGTGGACGGGGTGCGCCTGCCTGTGGGCATTCAGTTCATCGCGCCGGCCCTGCAGGACGAGCGGCTGGTGCGGCTGGCGGGGGGCCTGGAGGCCCTGGGTGTGGTGCAGGCCGGGGTGGCCCCTGGATATTGA
- a CDS encoding S8 family serine peptidase — MPTLPRFASRTLLPLSLALLLAACGGGTAPVTPPAPPAPPAPICPQGEGAARVSAQQVAGLVEAGASAPVAGAPAVWSAPHVPGRVLVVGSGLQAQGALLGVQTRALGAGLTLAQTPAGQTDAAFAAQLQAQGLRVQPDYLYQPLANPNDPGVPGNGGVPLVAGGVAYTQTYLGRVQAPAAWTFLQACGKTPVAAKTAILDARVDNHPDLVARIAERASFLTPEAGGSDSQSGHGTASAGLVGATTNNGAGLAGVTWSGPLMALEVLGANGGSTSSLAQALNAAVAGGAKVINLSLGRPLDPNEPAGSSDQVLSAALTNAAKSAVIVAAAGNTAGDGVYFPASHPDVVAVGALGTSDTALACYSARPSTARPRGLNIVAPGGAGNCAGATNAGQMLILAAGGGYTLSAGTSFAAPLVSGAAALMRAANPALSAAETKQRLLESANTAVAGLPRLDVNAAVRAATR; from the coding sequence ATGCCCACGCTGCCCCGCTTCGCGTCCCGCACACTTCTGCCGCTGTCGCTGGCCCTGCTGCTGGCCGCCTGTGGGGGCGGCACGGCGCCTGTGACGCCGCCGGCGCCGCCTGCTCCGCCCGCGCCGATCTGTCCGCAGGGCGAGGGCGCCGCGCGGGTGTCGGCGCAGCAGGTGGCGGGGCTCGTGGAGGCCGGGGCCAGCGCGCCCGTGGCCGGGGCCCCGGCGGTGTGGTCGGCGCCGCATGTGCCGGGGCGGGTGCTGGTCGTGGGCAGCGGCCTGCAGGCCCAGGGCGCCCTGCTGGGGGTGCAGACCCGCGCGCTGGGCGCTGGCCTGACGCTGGCGCAAACGCCGGCCGGCCAGACCGACGCCGCTTTTGCCGCGCAGTTGCAGGCCCAGGGCCTGCGGGTGCAGCCGGATTACCTGTACCAGCCGCTGGCCAACCCCAATGACCCGGGTGTGCCCGGCAACGGCGGCGTGCCGCTGGTGGCCGGCGGAGTGGCGTACACCCAGACCTACCTGGGCCGCGTCCAGGCGCCCGCTGCGTGGACCTTCCTGCAGGCCTGTGGCAAGACGCCGGTCGCCGCCAAGACCGCCATTCTGGACGCGCGGGTGGACAACCACCCGGACCTGGTTGCCCGCATTGCCGAGCGCGCCTCGTTCCTGACGCCAGAAGCGGGCGGCTCGGACAGCCAGAGCGGGCACGGCACTGCCTCGGCGGGGCTGGTGGGGGCCACCACGAACAACGGCGCGGGGCTGGCGGGTGTCACCTGGAGCGGGCCCCTGATGGCGCTGGAAGTGCTGGGGGCCAACGGCGGCAGCACCAGTTCGCTGGCCCAGGCCCTGAACGCGGCGGTGGCGGGCGGCGCCAAGGTGATCAACCTGAGCCTGGGCCGACCCCTGGACCCCAACGAACCGGCGGGCTCCAGCGATCAGGTGCTCAGCGCGGCCCTGACCAACGCGGCGAAGTCGGCCGTGATCGTGGCGGCTGCAGGCAACACAGCGGGCGACGGCGTGTATTTCCCGGCCAGTCACCCGGACGTGGTGGCGGTGGGCGCGCTGGGCACCAGCGACACGGCCCTGGCCTGTTACAGTGCCCGCCCCAGCACGGCCCGCCCCCGGGGTCTGAACATCGTGGCCCCTGGCGGCGCCGGCAACTGCGCCGGGGCGACCAACGCGGGGCAAATGCTGATTCTGGCGGCGGGCGGGGGCTATACCCTGAGTGCCGGCACCAGCTTCGCCGCCCCGCTGGTGAGTGGCGCGGCGGCCCTGATGCGCGCGGCCAACCCGGCCCTGAGCGCGGCCGAAACAAAACAGCGCCTGCTGGAAAGCGCCAACACGGCGGTGGCGGGCCTGCCCCGGTTGGACGTGAACGCGGCGGTGCGCGCCGCCACCCGCTAA
- a CDS encoding DUF423 domain-containing protein, translated as MRSHHTLRAGAVLAALAVALGAFAAHGLKARLDAADLATFETGARYQMYAALALLALGTQAGQRRAPPLLLAGALVFAGSLYLLALTGVKVLGAVAPIGGALMMAGFVLAALDAKKGV; from the coding sequence ATGCGTTCCCACCACACCCTGCGCGCCGGCGCCGTGCTGGCGGCCCTGGCCGTTGCCCTGGGCGCCTTTGCGGCCCACGGCCTGAAAGCCCGCCTGGACGCCGCCGATCTGGCCACCTTTGAAACCGGCGCCCGCTACCAGATGTACGCCGCCCTGGCCCTGCTGGCCCTGGGCACCCAGGCCGGGCAGCGCCGCGCGCCCCCGCTGCTGCTGGCCGGCGCCCTGGTGTTTGCCGGCAGCCTGTACCTGCTGGCCCTGACCGGCGTGAAAGTGCTGGGCGCCGTGGCCCCCATTGGCGGCGCGCTGATGATGGCCGGGTTTGTGCTGGCGGCACTGGACGCGAAGAAAGGGGTGTAG
- the truB gene encoding tRNA pseudouridine(55) synthase TruB, whose product MPVIAVDKPLTLTSHDVVNRARRARSTRRVGHTGTLDPLATGVLVLCVDDSTKVVQFMEADTKDYLAWISLGAGTPTLDAEGPVDSRADVPQLTEAQVREVLATFVGPQAQVPPQYSAIQVGGQRAYAVARAGGALDLPARPIVIHELALLGLYPSVAAAPHTFDPQTWRPADRGHTFTLPDALGEFPTLLVWARVGSGTYLRSLARDVGAALGVPAHLGGLVRTRVGRYDLRDAVPLDGLADAPGIPDLAALDFPVIEADERLARELRQGKRPAHEAAGRFVVTLEGQLVAVVDGDGQQLKVVRAWA is encoded by the coding sequence ATGCCCGTGATCGCCGTGGACAAACCCCTGACGTTGACCTCGCACGATGTGGTGAATCGCGCGCGGCGGGCGCGCAGCACGCGCCGGGTGGGCCACACCGGCACCCTGGACCCGCTGGCCACGGGCGTGCTGGTGCTGTGCGTGGACGACAGCACCAAGGTCGTGCAGTTCATGGAGGCCGACACCAAGGATTACCTCGCCTGGATCAGCCTGGGGGCCGGCACGCCCACCCTGGACGCCGAGGGCCCGGTGGATTCGCGCGCCGACGTGCCCCAACTGACGGAAGCGCAGGTGCGCGAGGTGCTGGCGACCTTCGTGGGACCCCAGGCCCAGGTGCCCCCGCAGTACAGCGCCATTCAGGTGGGCGGCCAGCGGGCCTACGCGGTGGCGCGCGCCGGCGGCGCCCTGGACCTGCCGGCCCGCCCCATCGTGATCCACGAACTGGCGTTGCTGGGCCTGTATCCCAGCGTGGCGGCGGCGCCCCACACCTTTGATCCCCAGACGTGGCGCCCGGCCGACAGAGGCCACACTTTTACCCTCCCTGACGCACTGGGCGAGTTCCCCACCCTGCTGGTGTGGGCCCGGGTGGGCAGCGGCACCTACCTGCGCTCGCTGGCGCGCGATGTGGGCGCGGCGCTGGGCGTGCCCGCGCACCTGGGCGGCCTGGTGCGCACCCGCGTGGGCCGCTACGACCTGCGTGACGCCGTGCCGCTGGACGGGCTGGCCGACGCCCCGGGCATTCCCGATCTGGCCGCCCTGGACTTCCCGGTCATCGAGGCCGATGAGCGGCTGGCCCGCGAACTGCGGCAGGGCAAACGGCCGGCGCATGAGGCCGCCGGCCGCTTTGTGGTGACGCTGGAAGGCCAGCTGGTGGCCGTGGTGGACGGCGACGGGCAGCAACTGAAGGTGGTCCGGGCCTGGGCGTGA
- a CDS encoding 3D domain-containing protein, protein MSQRPLNWIRAAAFVLLGTAGATPALPASTVASDAVRDALTVRPAASPAPQQAAQNRAAAIAQAQQPSQPVALTPVRGRSAVARSTAYNSLPSQTDGSPYITATGTRTRPGVIALSRDLLRLFPYGTRVMIEDLSGRYSNMLRGRVFIVEDTMAARKTNSVDIWMPTRTEALNWGARQIRITAIR, encoded by the coding sequence ATGTCTCAACGCCCTTTGAACTGGATTCGCGCCGCCGCCTTCGTCCTGCTGGGTACAGCGGGCGCCACGCCGGCCCTGCCTGCCAGTACCGTGGCCTCAGACGCGGTGCGTGACGCCCTGACCGTTCGCCCGGCCGCCTCCCCGGCCCCCCAGCAGGCGGCCCAGAACCGCGCCGCCGCCATTGCCCAGGCGCAGCAGCCCAGCCAGCCGGTGGCGCTCACGCCGGTCCGTGGCCGCTCGGCGGTGGCCCGCTCCACCGCCTACAACAGCCTGCCCAGCCAGACCGACGGCTCGCCGTACATCACGGCCACGGGCACCCGCACCCGGCCCGGCGTGATCGCCCTGTCGCGCGACCTGCTGCGCCTTTTTCCCTACGGCACCCGCGTCATGATTGAGGACCTCAGCGGGCGCTACTCCAACATGCTGCGCGGCCGGGTGTTCATCGTGGAAGACACGATGGCCGCCCGCAAAACCAACAGTGTGGACATCTGGATGCCCACCCGCACCGAGGCCCTGAACTGGGGCGCGCGCCAGATCCGCATTACCGCCATTCGCTGA
- a CDS encoding DUF4388 domain-containing protein — protein MTKSTASLETFDFLELLYLLTEQRRSGVLNVERADGQFQAWLEGGRVRHLQFGDDLGVPALVRLLQAPQGRFHFDEGLAHPQPRMDALLDEVALEALEAMPVQELPFDGPARITSPERVARMRWGLKELDILQQIEAQQPVSDLARDPDAKRMLLKLCRIGLIAPRKSRVARLTVTVTRQVRDVALVDELIFRRWKEDIVRHPQSVAIRTDGGQVYTLPIRMASNLTTQLMVPPELLMRTGLRAGDSVLVKPV, from the coding sequence ATGACGAAATCCACCGCCAGCCTTGAAACCTTCGACTTTCTGGAACTGCTGTATCTGCTCACCGAGCAGCGGCGCAGCGGCGTCCTGAACGTGGAGCGCGCCGACGGGCAGTTTCAGGCGTGGCTGGAAGGCGGGCGGGTGCGTCACCTGCAGTTTGGCGACGACCTGGGGGTGCCCGCGCTGGTGCGCCTGCTGCAAGCCCCGCAGGGCCGCTTTCACTTTGACGAGGGGCTGGCCCACCCGCAGCCGCGCATGGACGCCCTGCTGGACGAGGTGGCCCTGGAGGCCCTGGAAGCGATGCCGGTGCAGGAACTCCCCTTTGATGGCCCGGCGCGCATCACCTCGCCAGAGCGGGTGGCGCGCATGCGCTGGGGCCTGAAGGAACTGGACATCCTGCAGCAGATTGAAGCGCAGCAGCCGGTGTCGGACCTCGCCCGCGACCCGGATGCCAAGCGGATGCTGCTGAAACTCTGCCGCATTGGCCTGATCGCGCCGCGCAAGTCCCGCGTGGCCCGCCTGACCGTGACCGTGACCCGGCAGGTGCGCGACGTGGCTCTGGTGGACGAACTGATTTTTCGCCGCTGGAAAGAAGACATCGTGCGCCACCCGCAGAGCGTGGCGATCCGCACCGATGGCGGGCAGGTGTACACCCTGCCGATTCGCATGGCGTCCAACCTCACCACCCAGCTGATGGTGCCCCCCGAACTGCTGATGCGCACGGGGCTGCGGGCGGGGGACAGTGTGCTGGTTAAGCCGGTGTAG
- the mraZ gene encoding division/cell wall cluster transcriptional repressor MraZ: MPFGEYPYTIDDKGRVVMPPAFRDFVEDGMILTRGMEGCLYVFPLASWKRVETQLEGLPLTDAESRAFVRFFYSGASKARLDNQSRVSVPQPLRAFAALEGEVIVAGAPGRLELWSPARWEAAIAAVQDNPPKPDLLSNFVA; this comes from the coding sequence GTGCCGTTTGGCGAATACCCGTACACCATTGATGACAAGGGCCGCGTGGTCATGCCCCCCGCGTTCCGCGACTTCGTGGAGGACGGCATGATCCTCACGCGCGGCATGGAAGGCTGCCTGTACGTGTTTCCCCTGGCCAGCTGGAAGCGGGTGGAAACGCAGTTAGAAGGCCTGCCCCTCACCGACGCCGAGTCCCGGGCGTTTGTGCGCTTCTTCTATTCCGGGGCCAGCAAGGCGCGCCTGGACAACCAGAGCCGCGTCTCTGTGCCCCAGCCCCTGCGCGCCTTTGCCGCCCTGGAGGGCGAGGTGATCGTGGCGGGTGCGCCCGGTCGCCTGGAACTCTGGAGCCCGGCCCGCTGGGAAGCCGCCATTGCGGCGGTGCAGGACAACCCCCCCAAACCTGACCTTCTGTCCAACTTTGTGGCGTAA